The nucleotide window GTGGTTGGATACTCCAAATTTTAAACCTTTTTTACGAACAGCTTTACTTAATTCGCCTATAAAATCAATTTTAGGCCCCATATCTTTTGAGTCCCATTTAGTAAGTTTACTGTCGTACATTGCAAATCCATCATGGTGCTCAGCTGTTGGTACCACATATTTAGCTCCGGATGCTTCAAATAAATCGGCCCACTCCTGAGCATTGAATTGCTCCATTTTAAACAATGGAATTAAATCTTTGTAGCCTATTTTATCTACAGTTCCTCCAAAATGTTCTGTATGCCAACGCTGAACTTCCGGATTGCTATACATATGACGCGGATACCATTCACTTGCATGTGCAGCAACAGTATATACACCATAATGAATAAAAATTCCAAATTTTCCATCTAAAAACCATTCCGGAGTACTATAATTTTCTTTTATAGATTCCCATGTTGGCTGATAGGGCCCTTTCGGGATTGCCGCAGCCTTTCCGCCTGGGAGCTCAATTGTAACTCTTGGAGGTGAAGGTTGATTTTGTGCATTTAGACTCTCAACTGTCTGACTTAATATTGTTACAATCATTAACACTTTGAAAAATCTTCTCATTTGGCTAAATTTATTATTAACTCGTTTTAACGAGACTATTCAAATTTTAAACAATCTCCAAAGCATTAGCATACGAAGCTTCCGGTTTTTGACTTGGGAAATACACTTCAAGAGCTTGTTCTGTTTGTTTAAACTTCAGTTTTTCTCCTGTGCTCACTAATTTTATCTGTCTAATTTTCTCTGTACGATACGGATTTGATTTTGCCAAACTTTTAATAACTGCAACTCCATTCTCCGGCCAAGCCATTATAGTAGCATACAGTGTTTTGTCTTTTTGTGCAAAACGAATATCTTCAGCTGTGTAAGGTTTCCCTTTTCCTTCGTTGAATCCCTGAGCAGTTAAAGCTCCGGCACTTGCTTGTTGCGGGCCTTCGCCAAATATTTTCCAGGGACGGGTTCCATAAATGCTTTTACTATTTAATTTCATCCAAACCCCAATTTCTTTTACGATTTCACGTTCTAATTCGTCGATACTTCCGTCTCCACGCACTGGAATATTCAACATCAGATTTCCGTTTTTACTCACGACATCTACCAGTGTATGAATAACCGTCTTAGCCGATTTGTATCGTTTGTTATTGTAAACGCCACGATCATAATGCCAGTTTCCAATGCAGGTATCGGTTTGCCAAGGCAAAGGTTCGATGTTGTTACTTTGTCCTTTTTCGATATCCCAAACCATGGTTTTACGTTGTTGTTCGGTTAGAATTTTACCTGTTATAACCGCCTGAACCGTTTTATTTTTTTGCAAACTTTTATTATACATATGAGCCGCAATACGCAAACCTGCATCACTCACAGGCCATAAAGGCAATGCCGTATCGTCAAAGTAAACCATGTCAGGATTGTATTTATCAATCAGATCAATGGTTCTGTCGTGGAATTTTTCACAATAAGCCGATGAAGGTACCGAAGCTCCGTCAGCCCAATCCCATTGGCTATGAACAGATGAATTTCCAGACGGTTTAGCACTTAATTCATGATTTTGCGCATACAAATCCTGAGGATCTAAACCTTCCCACCAGGTTCCTTTTCCATCCGCTTTAGTTAGTTTGCCATCATAAGGAACTCCTGCTAATGGTCCGTTTTTATCAGTTCCTTGAGAAGTATCAAACCAATTCCAGGCATGGGCAGCGTGAACACTCACCGCAAAAGGCAATCCGGCTTTACGGGCTGCTTTTTCCCAACCCGCAATGATATCTTTTTTAGGTCCAACTTTGGTCGAATTCCATTGTGGCTGAAACTTACTATCATACAAATCCAAATTATCGTGGTGATTGGCCATTGCCATAAAATATTTAGCTCCGGAATCTTTATATAAATTCACCAATTCTTCCGGATTCCATTTATCAGCTTTCCAAACATTGATGACATCTTTGAATCCAAATTTTGACGGATGTCCATATTTTTCCACATGGTATTTATACTGCCTTGAACCTTCTTCATACATTCCTCGACCGTACCAATCTCCCGCTTCGGGTTCACACTGAGGTCCCCAATGTGCCCACATTCCAAATTTGGCATCGCGAAACCAATCGGGTACGCGGTATTTTTCCAACGAATCCCAAGTAGGCTCAAAAGGGCCATTTAAAGCAGAGGAGTTAAGTATATAGGATTGTCCCAATAAAGGAGATAAATAAAGTCCGGCTAAAGCAGACACACCTAGTTTTAAAGCGTTTCTTCTGTTCATCTTTTTATGATTTGGATAGTATGATAATTATTTATTTCCGATTTTGTCGGTTTGTTTCTTTTTTAAATTCAGTACTAAAACAGGACTTATACTTTTTTAATGGCACCTATTTTAGATATAAATTTGATTATTAGTTTTTTTAATCGCTTATTTTTGTATTAATAAAAACAAATGTAGCTTAGCTATCGTATATCTTTATTATTCAAAAACGACTTTTTATTATTCAAAAACGATTTTTACATCTTTTTTCTATCATTATGTCCAAAAACGTTTTCAAATACTCATTCTCCCTATTACATATTGATTATGTGAAACTTAACCATAAATGGAATTTCAATAATGTAATTAGTCCCTATTATCGCCTGTATTATATTGATGAAGGAATGGGGTCGATTTCGAACAGTTCGGAAAAATTAATTTTGGAGCCCGGTTATTTATATCTTATTCCGAGTTTTACAATCTGCAATTTGAATTGTGAAGACTATTTAAGTCAATATTTCATTCAGTTTTTCGAAGAATCACCCGATGGAATTTCGTTATTTAATCAAAATAGAAATGTGATGAAATTACCCGCTACCGAAATTGATATTATTCTTATCAAACAAATGCTTCAAGGCAATCCCGGAAGAGGTATAAACAGATCAGACAACCCGAAAGAATATGAAAAAGAAGCTTTTTACAAAGAATATCGTTCGCTCAATGACACTATGAAAACGCCGTTGAAATTTGAAAACCAAGGAATCCTGTTATTGTTGATTTCTAGATTTTTGAATGATAAAAGTTTCAAACAAAATGCTCCGCAAAGCACACCTTCAAAAATTCTGGACAGCATGAGTTATATTCAGCTTCATTTAGACAAAAAACTGACTGTTGCCGAATTAGCCCAAAGAGTCAATCAAAATCAGGATTATTTTTCGAAACAATTCCTAATTCACACAGGGCAGCGTCCTTTAAATTATATTCATGAGAAAAAAATAGAACGGGCGCAATACCTTATCGCAACGACTGCCAAGAGTTTTTTGGAAATAGCTATGGATACGGGTTTTTTGAATTTACCGCATTTTTCAAAAATATTCAAACAAATAGTTAGCTTAACGCCAGGTGAATACCGCAATCAAAATGATTTTTACTTAAAAAATTAGTAATAGCAAACAGAGAAAAGAAGTATGGCTAAAGCAATTTGTTTAATTTGAAGCGATATATTCTTTTAAAGATATTTATCAGTAATTATAAAGATTTTAAAAGCCCAGCAGGTACTTTTTCAACATACATTTGATTTTGTCCGCTAATTGATTTTGCATCTTCAAAATAAGGGAATTGTTTTCCTTCAGTAATTTTAACCATTTTGGCAGTTCCCGTAATTTTTCCGATTGCAGTACTTAATAAAGGTTCAGCACTATCTCCTAATACACCCAAATTGTTTAGGTTTTCTTTTAAAGAATAGGTTGGTGTCAAGCCATTAAAGTAATCGCCAAAATCAGAAGCATTAACAATTTTCAAAACGATAGGCTGCATTGCATAACGGTGATTTGGGTTTCTGTTTTCTTTTCCAAAAGTAGGAGAATCATAAATGGTAATAGAACCTACATTTTTTCCGGTTGTTATATCCCCAATTTGAACCACGTCGATATAAGGTTTCAATCCATTGATAACCAGTTCACTTGCCGAAGCAGTACTTTTTGTGGTCAAAATATAAATCTTAGTAAGGTTTAAACTGTTTATTGGAGTACTGCCAATAGTGCTGGTAAATAAATTTTTCAGTGCATCTGGGTCTTCAGACTCGAAATAAGCATTGATTTTGTCATTCCATCTTTGTTTAGAAAACACTTTATCTGTAAACTGTCCGGTAATCATACTGGCCAATCTTGTTGCCGATTGTACGGAACCACCTGAATTGTAGCGTAAATCAAGAACTAAATCGGTAACACCTTGTGATTTTAATGAGGCGAAAGCATCATTTAATTGAGTGTCGTAATTGGAATAAAATCCATTGTACATTAAGTAACCTATTTTATGGGTTCCATTTACCATTACTTTATTTAGAAAAATTGGATTTTCGGAAAGTTCTGTTTTGGTCAAGGTTACTGATTTTCCATTTGGTGTAATTTGACCGTTGTTGTAATCGGCTAGATTTAACGTGTACGTTTCAGCATTCAATAATAAGGTTTGATAATTGCTCGCTGTAAGTTGTGTTCCGTTAACGGCATAAAAGATATCTCCACGTTTGATGTTTTTGGTCGAAGCATCAGAATTTGGGATAATATAGCGAACAAAACCAAAGATGTCGTTTGAACCAGAAGATTTATAGTAGAGTCCAAAATCCATTCCGTCATTTTTCGTCGTTCCTTGGAGCATTCCTTCCAATTCGTTATAATCACTGACAATCCAGCTGAATCGATCGATTGATTTATCAACTCGTAGTGCATCAAATAAATCTTCAGGTTTTGTATATTGAGCTAAAAAGTTATTCAGTTCAGACTGATTCGTAAATCTGTTATCGGCCAAATTAGGAACATCGGCTTGCCACAAATAATATAAATTAAGACCTTTCCAAATAAAGTCATTGATTTCCAGGTTTTGTGGAGCTGGAACATCATCCATGTCTTCACAACTCTGAAAAGTAAAAAAGGCTATGAATAATAGAAACGCAATTTTGAAAGATGTCTTCATATTATTAATTTATTTGTAGGTATAGAACGCAAAAATACTAACTTTAGTCTAAAGTATATTTTTTTTTGTTACAAATGTGATAGTGAGTCGTCTTGATTGTATAACCGAACTGATAAAATAGTTTTATGAACCAAAATGAATTCGTGCATTTAATCAATCCATTCAAGGATAAGCTCTTTCGGTTGGCCAAGCGATTGCTTGTGAGCACTGAGGAAGCTGAAGATGCGACGCAGGAAGTTTTGGTGAAATTATGGAGCAAGAATGAGAATTTAGATTCGTATAACAGTGTGGAGGCTATGGCAATGACAATGACCAAAAATTACTGTTTGGATCAGTTAAAATCGAAAAGAGCAGGCAATCTTAAAATTGTGCACAATAATTTTACAGATCGGGAACCAAGTTTGGATAGAAAAGTTGAAGATACCGATAGCTTAATTTGGGTAGAAAAAATTATTGATCAATTGCCGGAACAGCAGCGTTTGATTATTCAGCTGCGGGACATAGAGCAATGCGAATTTTCGGAAATCGCAAAAATAACAGAGATGAATGAAGCTGCCGTAAGAGTAGCACTTTCTAGAGCAAGAAAAACAATTAGAGAATACATGTTAAAAACACACAGTTATGGAGTTCGATAGAATGGAAGCACTTTTAGAAAAATACTTTGAAGGAGAAACAAGTATTGACGAAGAAAATGAGTTGAAGGAGTATTTTTCTTCTTCAAATGTTGCGCCAGATTTTGAACAATACCGACCATTATTTAGATATTTTACAGAAGCAAGAGAGCAGAAGTTTACCAATAATGTTTCATTGATTTCTAAAAAACCAAAAGCGTTATGGTTATCAATAGCGGCATCTGTTGTAGTTTTGATTGGAGTAGGAGCTTACACTTATTTCAATTCGATGGAGACAGAAAAAGAAAGTAAGGAATTAGGAACGTATGATGATCCGGAAGAAGCTTTTGAAGCAACCCAAAAAGCATTGGCAATGTTGTCAACTAATGTAAATGTTGGTGTTGGAGGAGTACAGTACCTACAGGTATATGAAGTAACCAAAGACAAGGTGTTTGTTGAATAGATAGGGAAAAGGCAAAAAGCAAAGAGCAAAAAGGCAAAAAGCAAAGAGGGAAATCAAAAAGCAAAGGACATAACATTTGTGCATTCGTGGCTTTTGAAGTAAAAGTTAAAGAGAGAAATTAGAATTAAAAATAAAGCGAGAGTGATTCTAGAGCATTCTGGCCCAATAGTTGAATTGAATTTAAAAAACAATCATTAAATCAAATAAATTAAAATGAAAAAGTTAATAATAACATTAGTATTAGTATTAGTATCAAGTCCGTTTTTTGCTCAGAATGCATTCGATAAATTTGACGGACAAGACGATGTAACCTCAATTGTTGTCAATAAGAAAATGTTCGAGTTGATGAGTAAAGTAAAAGTGGATACTTCAGATAAAGAGGCTCAGCAGTATATGAACCTGATCAAGAAATTGGATAATTTAAAAGTATTTACTACTCAGAGTACAAGAGTTGAAGGTGAAATGAAAGCCACAGCTGACAAATACATCAAAACCGCCGGTTTGGAAGAATTAATGCGTGTAAATGATAAGGGAAAAAACATAAAAATTATGGTGAAATCCGGTGCGAAAGACAGCCAAATTAAAGAGTTGTTGATGTTTATAGAAGGCGGAAAAGAGGAAGATACCGTTTTGATGTCTTTAACAGGAGATTTTGATTTGAGTGAAATTTCGGTGTTGACCGACAAAATGAAAATTCCTGGCGGAGATGATTTGAAAAAAGCAACTAAAGGCAAAAAGTAAAATGAAGCCAACTTTATTCATAATCGCTTTTTTGAGTAGTTTGCTTTTAGGGAGCTGTAATTCGGAACCTACTCTGCAAAAATATTTTGTTGAAAATAACGAAAAGAAAGATTTTATCGCTTTGGATATTTCATCAAATATTTTGAATGTTGATCAAACCAAATTGACAGCAGTTCAGAAAGAGGCTTTGCAATCTTTTGATAAAATAAATGTTTTGGCTTTTAAATTAGATGATAAAAACAAAGCCGAATTTGAGACAGAACGCACAAAAGTAAATTTGATTCTGAAAAATCCAACGTACCAACAATTGATAAAGTTTGGTTCGGGCAAAGAAGGAGCTTCTGTGAGTTATATTGAAAAGGATGGTAAGATCAATGAATTTGTAGTTTTTGCCAATAAAAATGATGCGGGTTTTGCTGTCGTAAGGGTTTTGGGAAAAGATATGAATCCGACGAATATTATGAATATGGTTTCGGTTTTGAAAGAATCAAAAATTGATTTGGAGCAGTTAAAGCCTTTGCAGGGATTAATAAAGAAATAGGGTTAGAATTTAATTTTAAAGAAGGCGTTTCGGTAGATATCGAGACGCTTTTTTTATGCTTATTTCAAGTTGGTTTTTGAATAGGCTTCCCAATCATCCGGTGCGTTTAAGTTTTTTAGAATAACGGAATCGGTTACGGTAAGTGTTGTTATTTTGGAAGGAATTGTTTTTTTGATTTCCAAATCCAATCGACTTTTTTCATCAGTCGGGTTAAGCGAGAGTAAAGTTTTCCAAAATTCAGAATGCAGTTTTATAGGATGCCCATTTTTGCCTTCAAAATTGGGAAGAACAATTTGATTATGTGCTTCTATAATCTTTTGTAATTCGGTTGTATTCAAAATCGGAATATCAATAGGGGTAATTAAAACCGATTTGTTTTTAGGGATTTGCCTCAAAACGGTTTGCAGCGTTGAAAAAGAACCCAGTTGCGGATCTTGGTTAACTACAATTTTTATTTTTAAATTATTATAAACTACAAAATCCAATTGTGCTTGGGAAAACCAAGGAATTTTATTTGAATATTCTTCTTGATGATACCCCAACCCGATATAGACTTTAGTTATGGTTGAAGTTGAAATACGGTTTATTTGTTCCAAAATCCAATAGGTGTTTTCGTATTCCAATAATCCTTTTGGAAATCCCATTCTTTCTGATTTTCCACCTGCTAATAAAACAAATACGGGATTATTTTCCATAATAAACTTTCAATAGCTCCGAGGCGATGCTGATAGCAATTTCTTTTGGAGAATTCCCTCCTAAATCCAATCCGATAGGACAATTAACCGGTGTGATTCCGGGTTTGAAATTCAGTTCGTTTATTAGCAAATTGTTGAATTTGTTTTTTTTGGTTTTACTTCCAATCAATCCGATGTATTTTGTTTGTTCGTGCAAAGCCAAAGCTGTTATCTCGAAATCCAGTTTGTGGTCGTGTGTCAAAATAACTACGTAACAGTTAGGACCCCAGTTTACTGTTTGTTTGTAAAGATCAAAAGGAACGTTGCTATAGGTAACGCTTGGGTCAATGCTGAAAGTTTCTTCCCAGTTTTTACGGGTGTCAAGGAGTGTAATTGAGAAGGGAGTGTCTTTCAAAACATCACAAATCGCAACTCCGATATGTCCGGCACCAAAAAGATATAATTCAGGGGATTGATTCATGGGTTCAATGATTAATTCGACTTTTCCTCCGCAGCATTGCTCAAACTCGGGACCTAAAGTGTAAGTCGATTCTAAAATTTTATTTTCTTTTATAGCTCGAACGGCCTCTTCGATTACCTGAAATTCTAATTTTCCTCCACCAATGGTTCCATAAATTTTTTTTTGAGCCGTAACAATCATTTTTGACCCGAGCCTACAGGGAGCCGAGCCAAGAATTTTGGTAATGGTAACGAGTGCAACAGCCTTTTTTTTGCTTTTGAATTCGAGTAATTGCTCAATCCAGTTGTTCATTAAAATAAATATTCGTTGGGGATTTTATTTGTTAGGCTAGATCGTAATCACTCAATGGCAAGTTGTAATATCTTTTACCTGTAAGTTTGTAAACAGCATTAATTATCGCTGGGGCAATTACCGGAACGCCCGGCTCACCAACGCCAGTTGGGATTTCAGTACTTTCCACAATTTCTACATGAACTTTTGGGATTTCGTTCATGCGGATCATACGGTAGTCACTATAACTGTTTTGTTCGATAGCTCCGTCTTTGGCTGTGATTTTTCCGTAATAGGCTATAGACATTCCAAAAATAGCCGCACCTTCCAGTTGAGATTTGATAGTATCCCTATTAACTGCCGTTCCGCAATCAATAACGGTGTGGACATTATGTGTTTTTATTTTATCATCGACCATTGAAACTTCCACTACCGAAGCTACATAAGAGTTAAAACTGTAATGAACCGCTAATCCATGAGCATGTCCTTTGGGTAATGGTTTTCCCCAATTGGCATTTTTTGCAGCCTTTTTTAAAACATTTTTAAGACGAGCTGTATCGTATTTTATGGGGTCTTTGGTGTCTTCTATACGGTCGCTTCCAATTAATTTCAATCGGAATTCTAATGGATCTTGTTTTGCAGCATATGCTAATTCATCGGTAAAAACATTGATGGAAAAACCGTGAAGGATGTTGATTACAGATCGCATCCAGCCAATTCTAACCATTGCAGGAGCCTGCCCCGATTCAATTTTAAGATTTTTTATTTCAAAAGGTATGTCGGCAGCACTTGATGCTTCCCATCCTGCGGGATATTCGGTGCCGGGTTTAAAGGTGGACATGATAGTAGGGAAAGCAGATCTATGCAACCAGCCTGTAACATTACCTTGTGTATCCAGTGAGGCTTTCATGTATTGCGAACTTACGGTATGGTAATAACCGTGTTTGATATCGTCTTCACGTGACCAAACTACTTGTACTGGAGCATTTATGGTTTTTGAAACCATAACAGCTTCCACGATATAGTCGGGTTTTGATTTTCGTCCAAAACCACCGCCTAGAAAAGTTACATTGATCGTAACTTTGTCTTTTGTTGTTCCCAAATAGGCTAAAACTTCTTCTCTTGCAGTTTGCGGAGATTGAGTAGGAGCCCAAACTTCGCAAGTGTCGCCTTGTACCCAGGCCACAGCATTAGGGACTTCCATAGGAGCATGAGCAAGATGAGGTAATTGAAAAGTGCTCTCGACAACTTTTGAAGCTTCTCCAAAAGCTTTGTTGATATCGCCAATTTCCTTTTCTATTTTACCATCTTTGTGGACTCTTTCAGTTAATTCGGCCATGTATTTCTCGGAGTCATAGCCTTCATTTTTGCCGTAATTCCATTTTATTTCAAGGGCTTCTCTACCTTTAAAAGCAGCCCAGGTATTCGAAGCGATAACAGCAACGCCGCCAAGAGGGCCAAAGGGTCTGTCGATTTTAGGAAGTTCAATTATATTTAAAACGCCTTTAATTTTTAAAGCTGCCGTTTTGTCGAAGGATTTGACAGTTCCAAAAGTTACCGGACATCTTGCAATCGCTACAAATTTCATATTGGGCAATCGTTTGTCAATTCCGTAAACGGCACTTCCATTTACAAAATTCTTTATGTCGATACTTTTTAAGTTTTTTCCAATGTACTTGAAATCTTTTGGGTTTTTATAGCTAATAGTCGTCGGAACCGGTAATGTTTGTACTGTGTCTACTAATTCGCCGAAACCTATTTTTTTTCCGCTGGAATGAAGAATAAAATGATTTTTGGCTGTACATTCATTTTCAGGAACCTGCCATTTTTTTGAAGCAGCGGTTATAAGCATCATTCGTGTCATCGCACCCATTTTTCGCATCGTTTCGTATAAATACGTTACGCTTCTGGATCCATCGGTGTTTTGGTCACCATATTTTTCATCGCCTACAGCTTGCTTAACAGTAACCCTGCTCCAATCGGCTTCCATTTCATCAGCAACAACAGAGGAGAGGGAAGTACGTACTCCATTACCCATTTCTGAACGAGATGCAACTATAATAAGGCTTCCGTCCGAATTTAATTGTACAAATAGGTTAGGATTGAATTCAGTTAGATTTCCTGATTCAATATCTTTGGAAAATAAAGTGTAATTGCATGCTAAAATTAATCCACCAGACGCTAATCCCACGTTTTTAATAAATAGCCTGCGGCTTATGTTTTGAATTTCACTCATGATTAGCGTTGTTTTTTAAGTTCTACAGTATGCTTAATGGCATTTTTAATACGTTGGTAAGTACCACAACGACATATATTGCCGCTCATCGCGTCATCGATATCTGTATCTGAGGGATTTTTATTAGAGTTGAGCAGGGAAGTGGCTGTTATTAATTGCCCGGACTGACAATAACCGCACTGGGGAACGTTGAATTTTTCCCAGGATTTTTGTAATAATTGCAAATTTTCGGAAGTTCCTTCAATCGTTGTTATGTTTTTACCGACAACAGTTGAAACGGGTGTCAAACATGAAAAAGTTGCTACATTATCAACCAATACTTTACAAGCTCCACAAGCACCAATACCACATCCAAATTTGGTTCCCGTAAGACCTATACTGTCCCTGATAGCCCAAAGTAAAGGCATTTCCGGATCAATATCGATAGTGTATTTCTTCTTGTTTATGAGTAGTGTTGTCATTTGAATTTCAATTTTGCAATTAAGAAGTTGAAAGTTATGACTTTTTTTTAAAGATTTATATTTAATTTTTTTTGAAGAAGATCGATGGTGAGAATTATAAATAAAAAAAAACAGCAGCTATAAATTGTGTATAGCTACTGTTTTGTGTGGTTGTATGGTTTTTGGTTTTATTTACTGATTAATGAATATCTCTCTTTACTTGTAGGGGAAATTAAAGATATGTTGTATTTGCCGAATAGTTTGTCGAAATATAATTTTGATTTTTTGGGATTATTGTTTTCATAGTAGAAATTACCCAAATATTCAAATAATTCCAAAGATTCATATCCTTTATCGGCAATTCGTTGATATGTTTTTTGGACATCAACGAGAATGAACTTCTGTTTTTTAACAGAATCATATTTTACTGCC belongs to Flavobacterium aquiphilum and includes:
- a CDS encoding alpha-L-fucosidase, whose protein sequence is MNRRNALKLGVSALAGLYLSPLLGQSYILNSSALNGPFEPTWDSLEKYRVPDWFRDAKFGMWAHWGPQCEPEAGDWYGRGMYEEGSRQYKYHVEKYGHPSKFGFKDVINVWKADKWNPEELVNLYKDSGAKYFMAMANHHDNLDLYDSKFQPQWNSTKVGPKKDIIAGWEKAARKAGLPFAVSVHAAHAWNWFDTSQGTDKNGPLAGVPYDGKLTKADGKGTWWEGLDPQDLYAQNHELSAKPSGNSSVHSQWDWADGASVPSSAYCEKFHDRTIDLIDKYNPDMVYFDDTALPLWPVSDAGLRIAAHMYNKSLQKNKTVQAVITGKILTEQQRKTMVWDIEKGQSNNIEPLPWQTDTCIGNWHYDRGVYNNKRYKSAKTVIHTLVDVVSKNGNLMLNIPVRGDGSIDELEREIVKEIGVWMKLNSKSIYGTRPWKIFGEGPQQASAGALTAQGFNEGKGKPYTAEDIRFAQKDKTLYATIMAWPENGVAVIKSLAKSNPYRTEKIRQIKLVSTGEKLKFKQTEQALEVYFPSQKPEASYANALEIV
- a CDS encoding helix-turn-helix domain-containing protein, whose protein sequence is MSKNVFKYSFSLLHIDYVKLNHKWNFNNVISPYYRLYYIDEGMGSISNSSEKLILEPGYLYLIPSFTICNLNCEDYLSQYFIQFFEESPDGISLFNQNRNVMKLPATEIDIILIKQMLQGNPGRGINRSDNPKEYEKEAFYKEYRSLNDTMKTPLKFENQGILLLLISRFLNDKSFKQNAPQSTPSKILDSMSYIQLHLDKKLTVAELAQRVNQNQDYFSKQFLIHTGQRPLNYIHEKKIERAQYLIATTAKSFLEIAMDTGFLNLPHFSKIFKQIVSLTPGEYRNQNDFYLKN
- a CDS encoding S41 family peptidase, encoding MKTSFKIAFLLFIAFFTFQSCEDMDDVPAPQNLEINDFIWKGLNLYYLWQADVPNLADNRFTNQSELNNFLAQYTKPEDLFDALRVDKSIDRFSWIVSDYNELEGMLQGTTKNDGMDFGLYYKSSGSNDIFGFVRYIIPNSDASTKNIKRGDIFYAVNGTQLTASNYQTLLLNAETYTLNLADYNNGQITPNGKSVTLTKTELSENPIFLNKVMVNGTHKIGYLMYNGFYSNYDTQLNDAFASLKSQGVTDLVLDLRYNSGGSVQSATRLASMITGQFTDKVFSKQRWNDKINAYFESEDPDALKNLFTSTIGSTPINSLNLTKIYILTTKSTASASELVINGLKPYIDVVQIGDITTGKNVGSITIYDSPTFGKENRNPNHRYAMQPIVLKIVNASDFGDYFNGLTPTYSLKENLNNLGVLGDSAEPLLSTAIGKITGTAKMVKITEGKQFPYFEDAKSISGQNQMYVEKVPAGLLKSL
- a CDS encoding RNA polymerase sigma factor, producing the protein MNQNEFVHLINPFKDKLFRLAKRLLVSTEEAEDATQEVLVKLWSKNENLDSYNSVEAMAMTMTKNYCLDQLKSKRAGNLKIVHNNFTDREPSLDRKVEDTDSLIWVEKIIDQLPEQQRLIIQLRDIEQCEFSEIAKITEMNEAAVRVALSRARKTIREYMLKTHSYGVR
- a CDS encoding DUF4252 domain-containing protein codes for the protein MKKLIITLVLVLVSSPFFAQNAFDKFDGQDDVTSIVVNKKMFELMSKVKVDTSDKEAQQYMNLIKKLDNLKVFTTQSTRVEGEMKATADKYIKTAGLEELMRVNDKGKNIKIMVKSGAKDSQIKELLMFIEGGKEEDTVLMSLTGDFDLSEISVLTDKMKIPGGDDLKKATKGKK
- a CDS encoding DUF4252 domain-containing protein produces the protein MKPTLFIIAFLSSLLLGSCNSEPTLQKYFVENNEKKDFIALDISSNILNVDQTKLTAVQKEALQSFDKINVLAFKLDDKNKAEFETERTKVNLILKNPTYQQLIKFGSGKEGASVSYIEKDGKINEFVVFANKNDAGFAVVRVLGKDMNPTNIMNMVSVLKESKIDLEQLKPLQGLIKK
- a CDS encoding nucleotidyltransferase family protein → MENNPVFVLLAGGKSERMGFPKGLLEYENTYWILEQINRISTSTITKVYIGLGYHQEEYSNKIPWFSQAQLDFVVYNNLKIKIVVNQDPQLGSFSTLQTVLRQIPKNKSVLITPIDIPILNTTELQKIIEAHNQIVLPNFEGKNGHPIKLHSEFWKTLLSLNPTDEKSRLDLEIKKTIPSKITTLTVTDSVILKNLNAPDDWEAYSKTNLK
- the xdhC gene encoding xanthine dehydrogenase accessory protein XdhC encodes the protein MNNWIEQLLEFKSKKKAVALVTITKILGSAPCRLGSKMIVTAQKKIYGTIGGGKLEFQVIEEAVRAIKENKILESTYTLGPEFEQCCGGKVELIIEPMNQSPELYLFGAGHIGVAICDVLKDTPFSITLLDTRKNWEETFSIDPSVTYSNVPFDLYKQTVNWGPNCYVVILTHDHKLDFEITALALHEQTKYIGLIGSKTKKNKFNNLLINELNFKPGITPVNCPIGLDLGGNSPKEIAISIASELLKVYYGK
- a CDS encoding xanthine dehydrogenase family protein molybdopterin-binding subunit, whose product is MSEIQNISRRLFIKNVGLASGGLILACNYTLFSKDIESGNLTEFNPNLFVQLNSDGSLIIVASRSEMGNGVRTSLSSVVADEMEADWSRVTVKQAVGDEKYGDQNTDGSRSVTYLYETMRKMGAMTRMMLITAASKKWQVPENECTAKNHFILHSSGKKIGFGELVDTVQTLPVPTTISYKNPKDFKYIGKNLKSIDIKNFVNGSAVYGIDKRLPNMKFVAIARCPVTFGTVKSFDKTAALKIKGVLNIIELPKIDRPFGPLGGVAVIASNTWAAFKGREALEIKWNYGKNEGYDSEKYMAELTERVHKDGKIEKEIGDINKAFGEASKVVESTFQLPHLAHAPMEVPNAVAWVQGDTCEVWAPTQSPQTAREEVLAYLGTTKDKVTINVTFLGGGFGRKSKPDYIVEAVMVSKTINAPVQVVWSREDDIKHGYYHTVSSQYMKASLDTQGNVTGWLHRSAFPTIMSTFKPGTEYPAGWEASSAADIPFEIKNLKIESGQAPAMVRIGWMRSVINILHGFSINVFTDELAYAAKQDPLEFRLKLIGSDRIEDTKDPIKYDTARLKNVLKKAAKNANWGKPLPKGHAHGLAVHYSFNSYVASVVEVSMVDDKIKTHNVHTVIDCGTAVNRDTIKSQLEGAAIFGMSIAYYGKITAKDGAIEQNSYSDYRMIRMNEIPKVHVEIVESTEIPTGVGEPGVPVIAPAIINAVYKLTGKRYYNLPLSDYDLA
- a CDS encoding (2Fe-2S)-binding protein, giving the protein MTTLLINKKKYTIDIDPEMPLLWAIRDSIGLTGTKFGCGIGACGACKVLVDNVATFSCLTPVSTVVGKNITTIEGTSENLQLLQKSWEKFNVPQCGYCQSGQLITATSLLNSNKNPSDTDIDDAMSGNICRCGTYQRIKNAIKHTVELKKQR